AGGGCTGTTATATGCAATGGAGACAGTAGAAGCCAAACAGGGAATCATCGCTATAAAGGCAAAACATGAAACAGCGATTCAGTACTTAAAGGATGTCATCGGGTCAGACGATAGAATTAAGATTGCTTTACTGCCCGACTTGTACCCTATGGGAGAAGAACGTGCAATTCTACGGGAAACATTAGGCATTTTGCTTAAACCGGGACAATTGCCGCTTGCTGCCAATACTGTCGTCGTGAATGCGGAGACTACATGCCGTATTGCCGAAGCGGTAGAGTTGAAAAAGCCTTGTATCTGTAAAGATGTTACGATTGCCGGCGTGCTGCGAGGTAATCCTGAGCAGATTTATCTGGATGTCCCATTGGGAACACTGGTCGAAAATCTGCTTGAACGTAGCGGTGGAACAGAACACGACTATGGAGAAATTCTTATGGGCGGTCCCTTTACGGGATACGCAACGGAACTCGGCGTTCCTGTTATAAAAACCAGCGGCGGCATTTTGGTTACGATGCCGTTTTTAAAGGAACAGCGTCCGATAGGATTGTTAGTATGTGCTTGCGGTGCCAGCCAAAAACGCATGGAAGAGATTGCTGCTCAGATGGAGGCGCCTATCGTCGCAATAGAAGCTTGTAAACAGGCCGAAGAAATGGGAAATGGAATGCTGAAATGCCGGAATCCGGGATGTTGTCCGGGGCAAGCCGAGACTGTGTTGAGATTAAAGAAAGCCGGTGCCAAAGTGCTGCTGATTGGGAATTGTACAGATTGTACCAATACTGTTATGGCGCTGGTGCCAAAATTGCACTTGCCGGTATATCACACAACAGATCATGTCTTACGTGCTGTACATAGTCCCTTGATACGAAAAATGAAATTGAGAGGCTAGATCAGTAAACTAAAACTCGCAAAAGGAAGTGTTCTTTATGTCTATTACAATGGAAACAGTACAGGCACATTTGAAGGATGCTGCTGTTT
This genomic window from Veillonellales bacterium contains:
- the prdC gene encoding proline reductase-associated electron transfer protein PrdC → MGEQRYVYPLKQHIGVPSECVVQVGQSVKKGSLLARIPTGCLSANLHSSVYGEVVAITETAIEIQATAQQPDEFVPIDGCSVRELIENAGIVGMGGAGFPTHVKLGVPLEKGGCVIVNAAECEPILSHNITRIEKMPDLLYRGLLYAMETVEAKQGIIAIKAKHETAIQYLKDVIGSDDRIKIALLPDLYPMGEERAILRETLGILLKPGQLPLAANTVVVNAETTCRIAEAVELKKPCICKDVTIAGVLRGNPEQIYLDVPLGTLVENLLERSGGTEHDYGEILMGGPFTGYATELGVPVIKTSGGILVTMPFLKEQRPIGLLVCACGASQKRMEEIAAQMEAPIVAIEACKQAEEMGNGMLKCRNPGCCPGQAETVLRLKKAGAKVLLIGNCTDCTNTVMALVPKLHLPVYHTTDHVLRAVHSPLIRKMKLRG